From Medicago truncatula cultivar Jemalong A17 chromosome 7, MtrunA17r5.0-ANR, whole genome shotgun sequence, a single genomic window includes:
- the LOC112418118 gene encoding uncharacterized protein, with product MSEPNYLVSRIFKARYFPNKSCLTATIGHNPSYVWRSILRARFIVPGGAPWSIGSGNNIPILNEPWMCHGDNIDENVAGAQFVRYTSINSLMDPNAKRWNEPVVRQVFSDNIAAQILNTPLFDQVQQDRLIWKAEKHGHYSVRSAYRLCVNELIDVSHLRRPGNWSRIWRFKVPPKVKNLEDFAHLFFSYPFAIQVWTRAGLWTDIDFSVTTAHTAEETIFLLLQNLSTVQAKHMVMLLWSLWKRCNLKVWEDVTKSCAAVIERAKVMLDDWEFANSFRTDMQPTTQPAPHGLHQQAAAVNSSAAVLAASATAEPQQINWQPPASGRLKCNVDAAFSIPYNRTGVGICLRDDEGTFVLAKTVNFEGGYSVEVGEALGLFHAIQWVSDMQMDNIDFEVDSKITKDAFTARRDDISEFRHIVEASRSMFHSKFSNSRVEFVRRQANVVAHTVPREATLLASAVVYYPIPNCIESSIVNEML from the exons ATGTCAGAACCCAACTATCTTGTGTCTCGCATTTTTAAAGCACGGTACTTCCCTAACAAGTCTTGCCTTACAGCAACCATTGGTCACAATCCAAGTTATGTGTGGCGAAGCATTCTCCGAGCTCGCTTTATTGTTCCTGGCGGAGCACCTTGGAGTATTGGTTCAGGTAACAATATTCCTATCCTTAATGAACCTTGGATGTGTCATGGTGACAATATCGATGAAAATGTAGCAGGAGCACAATTTGTTAGGTATACTTCTATTAATAGTCTTATGGATCCAAATGCGAAGCGGTGGAATGAACCTGTGGTTCGGCAGGTTTTTAGTGACAACATTGCAGCACAGATTTTAAATACTCCTCTATTTGATCAAGTGCAGCAAGATCGTTTGATTTGGAAAGCTGAAAAACACGGTCATTACTCGGTTCGTAGTGCTTACCGGTTATGTGTGAACGAACTCATTGATGTGTCACATCTTCGCAGGCCGGGAAATTGGTCTAGAATTTGGAGATTCAAAGTCCCACCAAAAGTGAAGAACTTG GAAGATTTTGCTCACCTGTTCTTTTCATATCCCTTTGCGATTCAAGTATGGACAAGGGCCGGTTTATGGACTGATATTGATTTTTCTGTTACTACTGCTCATACGGCTGAAGAGACTATTTTTTTACTTCTGCAGAATCTCTCTACTGTGCAGGCAAAACATATGGTTATGCTATTATGGAGTTTATGGAAACGCTGTAATTTAAAGGTTTGGGAGGATGTTACGAAGTCATGTGCAGCAGTGATTGAAAGAGCTAAAGTTATGCTAGATGATTGGGAGTTCGCTAACAGTTTCCGAACAGATATGCAGCCCACAACTCAACCTGCACCACACGGTCTACATCAACAGGCTGCTGCTGTGAACAGTTCAGCTGCTGTTCTTGCGGCATCTGCTACTGCTGAACCGCAACAGATCAATTGGCAGCCCCCTGCGAGTGGTCGTTTGAAATGTAACGTTGACGCGGCTTTTTCTATCCCCTATAACCGCACCGGTGTTGGCATTTGCTTGCGAGACGACGAAGGGACTTTTGTCCTTGCCAAAACTGTGAACTTTGAAGGTGGCTACTCTGTTGAGGTGGGAGAAGCTTTAGGTTTGTTCCATGCTATTCAATGGGTGAGTGATATGCAAATGGACAACATTGATTTTGAAGTAGATTCAAAAATCACGAAAGATGCTTTTACCGCTAGACGAGATGATATATCTGAATTTAGGCACATTGTTGAAGCGTCTCGTTCTATGTTTCATTCCAAATTTTCTAACTCTCGGGTGGAGTTTGTTAGGCGACAAGCCAATGTGGTAGCTCACACTGTCCCTAGAGAGGCCACATTATTAGCTAGTGCCGTAGTTTATTATCCTATACCCAATTGTATTGAATCTTCGATTGtaaatgaaatgctataa